From Deinococcus aquaticus, one genomic window encodes:
- the gcvP gene encoding aminomethyl-transferring glycine dehydrogenase, with amino-acid sequence MTRSLTDLLQTADFTDRHIGPTEAEQAAMLEQLGVGSLDELSDTTLPDSIQFRGELQVGGPVTEAQALADLKAVAAKNKVFRSYIGMGYSGTHTPGVILRNLLENPGWYTAYTPYQAEISQGRLEMLLNFQQTVMDLTAMPVSNASLLDEATAAAEAMTLAKRAGKSKSNVFVLAHDVHPQTKDVIKTRAEYFGFEIVEVKAAQMAAELPECFGVLMQTPGTYGDLHDLSPVADAVHAQGGLLVAATDLLASALVKPVGEMGADIVIGSAQRLGVPMGFGGPHAAFLACRSDFQRSMPGRVIGVSKDVKGRPALRMAMQTREQHIRREKATSNICTAQALLANMAAAYAVYHGPKGIQTIAERTQRLAGALAGALKAAGLRLGSDTYFDTVTVKPDDVDTVRERALGLGMNLRYGKGNVWVTVSVDETTTPGDVIDLIHAITGTRPDADLDLDGVYVDGIPGDLKRESEYLSHPVFNTHHSEHGMLRYLKSLENKDYSLTHGMIPLGSCTMKLNATTEMIPVTWPEFGQLHPFAPADQTEGYAEMLTELEAWLADITGYDAVSLQPNSGAQGEYAGLLVIRKYHESRGESHRTICLIPASAHGTNPASAAMMGMQVVVVKTDADGNIDMDDLKTQAEKHSENLGALMITYPSTHGVYEERVTEACELIHQHGGQVYLDGANMNAQVGLTKPGLIGSDVSHLNLHKTFAIPHGGGGPGMGPIGVKAHLAPYLPNHAVRPTSESHTGAVSAAPYGSASILPISYLYIRLLGAPGLKKATQVALLNANYIAHHLKGAFPVLYTGLNGRVAHECIIDLRPLKAASGITEEDVAKRLMDYGFHAPTMSFPVPGTLMIEPTESEPRAELDRFIAAMLGIRREIQDVQDELIAAADSPLKHAPHTQDDLIEGEWERAYSRATAAYPTSTQKQWKYWPSVNRVDNVYGDRNFVCSCPPVEEYANSSA; translated from the coding sequence ATGACCCGTTCCCTGACCGACCTGCTTCAGACCGCTGATTTCACTGACCGTCACATCGGGCCGACCGAGGCCGAACAGGCCGCCATGCTTGAGCAGCTGGGCGTGGGCAGCCTGGATGAACTGAGTGATACGACCCTGCCGGACAGCATTCAGTTCCGGGGCGAGTTGCAGGTGGGCGGGCCGGTCACGGAAGCGCAGGCACTGGCCGACCTGAAAGCGGTCGCCGCGAAGAACAAGGTGTTCCGCAGTTACATCGGGATGGGGTACAGCGGGACGCACACGCCGGGCGTGATCCTGCGCAACCTGCTGGAGAACCCGGGCTGGTACACGGCGTACACGCCGTATCAGGCCGAGATTTCGCAGGGTCGCCTGGAGATGCTGCTGAACTTCCAGCAGACGGTCATGGACCTGACCGCCATGCCGGTCAGCAACGCCAGCCTGCTGGACGAGGCGACCGCCGCCGCCGAGGCCATGACCCTCGCCAAGCGCGCCGGCAAGAGCAAGAGCAACGTGTTCGTGCTGGCGCACGACGTGCACCCGCAGACGAAGGACGTGATCAAGACCCGCGCGGAGTACTTCGGGTTCGAGATCGTGGAAGTGAAGGCCGCTCAGATGGCCGCCGAGCTGCCGGAGTGCTTCGGGGTGCTGATGCAGACGCCGGGCACGTACGGCGACCTGCACGACCTGTCGCCCGTTGCTGACGCCGTGCACGCGCAGGGCGGGCTGCTGGTCGCGGCGACGGACCTGCTGGCCTCCGCGCTGGTGAAACCCGTGGGTGAGATGGGCGCGGACATCGTGATCGGCAGCGCGCAGCGCCTGGGCGTGCCGATGGGCTTCGGCGGGCCGCACGCGGCGTTCCTGGCGTGCCGCAGCGACTTCCAGCGCAGCATGCCGGGCCGCGTGATCGGCGTGAGTAAGGACGTGAAGGGCCGCCCCGCGCTGCGCATGGCGATGCAGACGCGCGAGCAGCACATCCGCCGCGAGAAGGCCACCAGCAACATCTGCACCGCGCAGGCCCTGCTGGCGAACATGGCCGCCGCGTACGCCGTGTACCACGGGCCGAAAGGCATTCAGACCATCGCGGAGCGCACGCAGCGCCTCGCGGGGGCGCTGGCCGGGGCGCTGAAGGCCGCAGGCCTGCGCCTGGGCTCGGACACGTACTTCGACACGGTCACCGTGAAACCGGACGACGTGGACACCGTGCGCGAGCGGGCGCTGGGGCTGGGCATGAACCTGCGCTACGGCAAGGGGAACGTGTGGGTGACGGTCAGCGTGGACGAGACGACCACGCCCGGCGACGTTATTGACCTCATTCACGCCATCACCGGCACGCGGCCCGATGCTGACCTCGACCTGGACGGCGTGTACGTGGACGGCATCCCCGGCGACCTGAAGCGAGAGAGCGAGTACCTCTCGCACCCGGTGTTCAACACGCACCACAGCGAGCACGGCATGCTGCGCTACCTGAAGAGCCTGGAGAACAAGGATTACAGCCTGACGCACGGCATGATCCCGCTGGGCAGCTGCACCATGAAACTGAACGCCACCACCGAGATGATTCCCGTGACGTGGCCCGAGTTCGGCCAGCTGCACCCCTTCGCGCCCGCCGACCAGACCGAAGGTTACGCCGAGATGCTGACCGAACTGGAGGCGTGGCTGGCGGACATCACCGGGTACGACGCCGTGAGCCTCCAGCCGAACAGCGGCGCGCAGGGCGAGTACGCGGGCCTGCTGGTCATCCGCAAGTACCACGAGAGCCGGGGCGAGAGCCACCGCACCATCTGCCTGATCCCCGCCAGCGCGCACGGCACGAACCCCGCCAGCGCCGCCATGATGGGCATGCAGGTCGTGGTCGTGAAGACCGACGCGGACGGCAACATCGACATGGACGACCTGAAAACCCAGGCCGAGAAGCACAGCGAGAACCTGGGCGCGCTGATGATCACGTACCCCAGCACGCACGGCGTGTACGAGGAACGCGTGACCGAAGCGTGCGAACTGATCCACCAGCACGGCGGGCAGGTGTACCTGGACGGCGCGAACATGAACGCCCAGGTCGGCCTGACCAAACCCGGTCTGATCGGCAGCGACGTGAGCCACCTGAACCTGCACAAGACCTTCGCCATTCCCCACGGCGGCGGCGGGCCGGGCATGGGCCCGATTGGCGTCAAGGCGCACCTCGCGCCGTACCTGCCGAACCACGCCGTGCGGCCCACCAGCGAGAGCCACACCGGGGCCGTCAGCGCCGCCCCGTACGGCAGCGCCAGCATCCTCCCCATCTCGTACCTGTACATCCGCCTGCTCGGCGCGCCCGGCCTGAAGAAGGCCACGCAGGTCGCCCTGCTGAACGCCAACTACATCGCCCACCACCTGAAAGGCGCGTTCCCCGTGCTGTACACCGGCCTGAACGGCCGCGTGGCGCACGAGTGCATCATCGACCTGCGCCCCCTGAAAGCCGCCAGCGGCATCACCGAGGAAGACGTCGCCAAGCGCCTCATGGACTACGGCTTCCACGCCCCCACCATGAGCTTCCCCGTGCCCGGCACCCTGATGATCGAACCCACCGAAAGCGAACCCCGCGCGGAACTCGACCGGTTCATTGCCGCCATGCTGGGCATACGCCGCGAGATTCAGGACGTGCAGGACGAACTGATCGCCGCCGCCGACAGCCCGCTGAAGCACGCGCCCCACACCCAGGACGACCTGATCGAGGGCGAGTGGGAGAGGGCGTACAGCCGCGCCACCGCCGCCTACCCCACGAGCACGCAAAAGCAGTGGAAATACTGGCCCAGCGTGAATAGAGTGGACAACGTGTACGGCGACAGGAATTTCGTGTGCAGCTGCCCGCCGGTGGAGGAGTATGCCAATAGTTCAGCATAA
- the gcvH gene encoding glycine cleavage system protein GcvH produces MTNTPTELKYAASHEWLASDGTVGITHFAQDQLGDVVYVELPEVGRVVTAGETVAVVESVKTASDIYAPASGTIVAVNDELTGTPELVNSGPYEGGWLFKLDVTGEGDLMDAAEYEAANN; encoded by the coding sequence ATGACGAACACCCCCACCGAACTGAAGTACGCCGCCTCGCACGAATGGCTCGCCTCTGACGGCACCGTCGGCATCACCCACTTCGCGCAGGACCAGCTGGGCGACGTGGTGTACGTCGAACTGCCCGAAGTGGGCCGCGTCGTGACCGCCGGCGAGACCGTCGCCGTCGTCGAGAGCGTCAAGACCGCCAGCGACATCTACGCGCCCGCCAGCGGCACCATCGTGGCCGTGAACGACGAACTGACCGGCACGCCCGAACTCGTGAACAGCGGCCCCTACGAGGGCGGCTGGCTGTTCAAACTCGACGTGACCGGCGAAGGCGACCTGATGGACGCCGCCGAGTACGAAGCCGCGAACAACTGA
- a CDS encoding AAA family ATPase — protein MIIEIVDSKFHFKHKPERQNEFIFFTGDNGSGKSQRLLDIATYITSSYMNGRRSKFSAPKIVMEGRPEKLIAYSMAPFNKFSDRPFKSREIPIEKIGFSPGAAKFSLLFQAAVEFAKSSDNKESLFSEISQIANMSPEFVVTISTNISTFARLRSMDSLSSTARDLIELKSFELNIKPGEIRLVDKNQLKHSGILIGVELVNQGLFPQTNLVDALLELRRLGILRVRRILNYKAGEWEDADNLSSGQLSFFVGLMVLASTITDGSVVLIDEPEISLHPAWQIKYCEILYKIAAFHRNCCFFIATHSPIIISCVDKELSEIYNLGQESNLHAVDVDNPTSIEEIYLEYFDTITPDSYLVKSTIVKAIDAYERNDSTEFTQYKKMLREFYRHIDENDSKTLIHEILKRNIYDDKN, from the coding sequence GTGATTATTGAAATTGTTGATAGTAAGTTTCACTTTAAGCACAAGCCTGAACGACAGAATGAATTTATCTTTTTTACTGGCGATAACGGATCAGGCAAAAGTCAGCGTCTTCTTGACATTGCAACCTATATTACGTCCAGCTATATGAATGGTCGGCGGTCTAAATTCAGTGCTCCAAAAATAGTTATGGAGGGCAGGCCCGAGAAATTGATCGCGTACTCCATGGCTCCATTTAATAAATTTTCTGATCGACCATTTAAATCAAGGGAAATTCCTATTGAAAAGATAGGCTTCTCTCCCGGAGCAGCTAAATTTTCCTTACTTTTCCAAGCGGCAGTTGAATTTGCGAAGTCAAGTGACAACAAAGAGTCTCTTTTCTCAGAAATTTCACAAATCGCAAATATGTCTCCTGAGTTTGTGGTCACTATATCCACTAATATTAGTACATTTGCACGACTGAGAAGTATGGATAGCCTATCAAGCACAGCAAGAGATTTAATTGAGTTGAAGAGCTTTGAATTAAATATTAAGCCAGGTGAAATCAGATTAGTAGATAAAAACCAATTAAAGCATAGTGGTATCCTTATCGGTGTTGAACTCGTCAATCAAGGACTATTTCCACAAACAAATCTGGTTGACGCGTTGCTTGAATTACGCCGACTTGGGATTTTGAGAGTGAGGAGGATATTAAATTATAAGGCGGGAGAATGGGAGGACGCCGATAATTTGAGTTCTGGTCAGCTAAGTTTTTTCGTTGGCCTTATGGTTCTTGCCAGCACAATTACGGATGGCTCAGTAGTACTCATAGATGAGCCTGAAATTAGTCTGCATCCTGCGTGGCAGATAAAGTACTGTGAAATATTATATAAAATTGCTGCTTTTCATAGAAACTGCTGCTTTTTTATAGCCACTCATTCACCTATAATTATATCCTGCGTTGATAAAGAATTATCTGAAATATATAATTTAGGACAGGAGAGCAACTTACATGCAGTTGACGTCGATAACCCAACGTCAATCGAGGAAATTTATTTGGAGTATTTCGACACAATTACTCCCGATAGCTATCTAGTAAAGTCAACTATAGTTAAGGCTATAGACGCATACGAAAGGAATGATAGTACAGAGTTTACTCAATACAAAAAAATGCTTAGAGAATTTTATAGACATATTGATGAAAATGATAGTAAAACCTTGATTCATGAAATTCTCAAGCGGAATATCTACGATGATAAGAATTGA